In Primulina eburnea isolate SZY01 chromosome 3, ASM2296580v1, whole genome shotgun sequence, one DNA window encodes the following:
- the LOC140828510 gene encoding uncharacterized protein, producing MPTCSNGIFRNMTTEQSCTKSCCLFCILKEQDSTIRKAAIKEYLKGLPFLDSEVLILVVSSLWNIAMTQPNDQELPSLGVFECMAGLIRKALHDRTWLLTHQNIYIPYYATHIIGSFTMNKVESAVRAVDSGVIPPLLELLRGKMSWVEQRVAVRALGHLASYEMTFEAIKAYEDEMVKLAMCLASSCLEMVYNRFVGVKPRKRRARYHVNLLTRGVGGVEMENQKAEEWASQLQCWSIHLLNCFAIKGRSLNLICKQEFLKDLYEMWGGLVNQSSPAGVGLIRILCYSELGRESISEWRHVIENLCHLSRSSDDWQYMGIDCLLLLLKDPKTRHKVFDIAASYLIDLIELRNLGNRSNVGATITRALLSNFKHHQNSEIKNPSVQKAIKELWILKADKRKQEQNMSSENLEEKRVKVNVLKQEGNRMFFLGQIEEAKLKYTEALEFCRLMQRNDRVALHSNRAQCSLLLRNPDSAISDATRALCLCSPPNTHAKSLWYRSQAYDMKGMAKESLLDCITFINLCIKLNAENHLKIPYYAVRMISKQMDLTWIFRAARLKALSTCPRVKDQENKGKMCVHLRNKSSISGLSTILEDQPFPGKDGRERKKIEKAKGRNKLIISS from the exons ATGCCAACTTGCAGCAATGGTATATTTCGAAATATGACTACTGAACAATCTTGCACCAAATCTTGTTGCTTGTTTTGCATCTTGAAAGAGCAAGATTCAACAATCAGAAAAGCTGCAATAAAAGAATACCTAAAAGGATTACCTTTTCTTGATTCTGAAGTACTTATTCTTGTTGTAAGCTCACTATGGAACATCGCTATGACTCAGCCAAATGATCAAGAACTTCCATCTCTTGGTGTCTTTGAATGCATGGCTGGTTTGATAAGAAAAGCTCTCCATGATAGAACGTGGCTACTTACACATCAGAATATATACATCCCATATTATGCAACTCATATTATCGGCTCATTTACCATGAACAAAGTCGAATCCGCGGTAAGAGCTGTCGACTCAGGAGTCATTCCACCATTGTTAGAGCTCTTGAGAGGAAAAATGAGTTGGGTAGAGCAAAGAGTTGCTGTTCGAGCTCTCGGTCATCTTGCTAGCTACGAAATGACGTTTGAAGCCATTAAGGCATATGAAGATGAAATGGTTAAATTAGCCATGTGTTTAGCTTCATCCTGCCTGGAAATGGTCTATAACAGGTTTGTGGGAGTGAAGCCTAGGAAAAGGAGAGCGAGGTATCACGTTAACTTACTTACACGAGGTGTTGGAGGGGTCGAAATGGAGAACCAAAAAGCGGAGGAGTGGGCCAGCCAACTTCAGTGTTGGAGTATACATCTTTTGAACTGTTTTGCAATAAAGGGAAGATCTTTGAATCTCATTTGCAAGCAAGAGTTCTTGAAGGATTTGTATGAAATGTGGGGTGGATTAGTAAATCAATCATCACCTGCCGGAGTTGGACTTATAAGAATTCTATGTTACAGTGAGCTTGGAAGAGAAAGCATATCGGAATGGAGACATGTTATCGAGAATTTATGTCATCTTTCGAGATCTTCCGATGATTGGCAGTACATGGGAATTGATTGTCTTTTATTACTCCTTAAAGATCCAAAGACAAGGCATAAAGTTTTTGACATTGCTGCATCGTACCTCATCGATTTGATTGAGCTTAGGAATCTTGGAAACAGGTCAAATGTTGGTGCGACGATCACAAGGGCACTTCTCAGTAACTTTAAGCACCATCAAAACTCTGAAATCAAGAATCCTAGTGTCCAAAAAGCCATAAAAGAGTTATGGATTTTGAAGGCAGATAAGAGAAAACAAGAGCAAAACATGTCTAGTGAGAACCTTGAAGAAAAAAGGGTAAAGGTAAACGTATTAAAACAAGAAGGAAACCGCATGTTTTTCTTAGGACAGATCGAGGAAGCCAAGTTGAAATACACCGAGGCTCTAGAATTTTGCCGATTAATGCAAAGAAATGATAGAGTTGCATTGCATAGCAATAGGGCGCAATGCAGTTTGCTGCTAAGAAATCCAGATTCCGCCATAAGTGATGCAACTCGAGCTCTTTGCCTTTGTAGCCCTCCAAATACTCATGCCAAAAGCCTTTGGTATAGATCACAAGCCTATGACATGAAAGGGATGGCCAAAGAGAGCTTGTTAGATTGCATCACTTTCATCAATCTTTGCATCAAGTTGAACGCAGAAAATCACTTAAAAATTCCATATTACGCAGTCCGAATGATCAGCAAGCAGATGGATTTGACGTGGATATTTAGAGCTGCTCGGCTCAAGGCACTGAGTACTTGTCCTCGAGTTAAAGATCAAGAAAACAAGGGAAAAATGTGTGTCCATCTGCGAAACAAGAGCTCCATATCAG GCCTGTCAACGATTTTAGAAGATCAGCCATTTCCTGGAAAAGATGGCCGTGAAAGGAAGAAGATTGAAAAGGCTAAAGGAAGAAACAAACTGATCATCTCTAGCTAG